One window of Macrococcus sp. 19Msa1099 genomic DNA carries:
- the fdhF gene encoding formate dehydrogenase subunit alpha gives MNDVTSQTVSITLNGKPMEVPDNVSILDYLRFKGIDVPALCYHPDLGAIETCDACIVEVNGELVRSCSTQLKDGDIVKTGSSEAFEAQMIAMDRILRNHELYCTVCDFNNGNCTVHNTVKNLKIDHQATAQSPKGAPKNIGKFYRYDPDQCILCGRCVQACQNVQVNETLMIDWELERPRVIWDGNTDLNIDDSSCVNCGHCSTVCPCNAMMEVGMVGEAGFLTGMLKDAFRPAVEVTKAVETGYTPLMAISDVEAEMRKDRIKKTKTVCTYCGVGCSFEVWTKGREVLKVEPSPEAPANQISTCVKGKFGWDFVNSGERLTKPLIREADGFREATWEEALDLISSKFKETIDTRGPERLAFITSSKCTNEESYLMQKLARQVVGTNNVDNCSRYCQSPATMGLWRTVGYGGDSGSITDIARAELIIGLGTNTAEAHPVIATRVKSAQKLHGSKLLVADIRKHELAERADMFVRPNPGSDLVWLNAVTKYIIDNNWQDQAFIDKHVNNYTALVEGLQKYTIDYAAEHTGMSKEEIIKIAEMIHEAKTTAVMWAMGVTQQRGGSDTSTAISNLLLVTGNYMKPGAGSYPLRGHNNVQGASDMGSMPTHLPGYQKIADKAVLEKFSKAWGVALNPNVGQNNHQMVDAMHADELDVLYLKGEDMGIVDSNINYVREGFEKLKFFVVQDIFFSKTAEYADVILPAAPSFEKEGTFSNTERRIQRLYQVMEPLEGTKPDWKIIQEIAQHMGADWDYAHPGDVMDEIASLTPIYSGVSYDRLEGFNSLQWPVKEDGTDSPLLFTEGFPFDDKKANFFPVDWTEPTEYEAQYDIHVNNGRLLEHFHEGNMTYRVKGLAMETPDAFLEISQELADERGIQTGNLVRLQSPYGKVDVRALITDRVFGKEVYLPMNDNGDAAINLLSSSIADKDTSTPAYKETKAKLIILDKGKKSPLPENNFRFGNRVPQMGVNVEAKWRRDDYVYPGDIVKMRGDR, from the coding sequence ATGAATGATGTAACATCACAAACGGTCAGTATTACGCTGAACGGCAAACCGATGGAAGTTCCGGACAATGTAAGCATTCTCGACTACTTAAGGTTTAAGGGCATTGATGTTCCAGCACTATGCTATCACCCCGATCTTGGTGCAATCGAAACATGTGATGCATGTATCGTTGAAGTCAATGGTGAGCTCGTACGTTCATGTAGTACACAGCTTAAAGACGGGGACATTGTCAAGACAGGATCAAGTGAAGCATTTGAAGCACAGATGATTGCGATGGACAGAATATTACGTAATCATGAACTTTATTGTACAGTATGTGATTTTAACAATGGAAACTGTACAGTACATAATACCGTTAAGAATTTAAAGATAGATCATCAGGCTACTGCCCAGTCTCCTAAAGGTGCACCAAAGAATATCGGTAAGTTCTACCGTTATGATCCAGATCAATGTATACTTTGTGGTCGCTGTGTGCAAGCCTGTCAGAATGTACAGGTCAATGAAACATTGATGATTGACTGGGAATTAGAACGTCCACGTGTCATCTGGGATGGGAATACGGACTTAAATATCGATGATTCCTCTTGTGTCAATTGTGGTCACTGCTCTACCGTATGCCCATGTAATGCAATGATGGAAGTTGGCATGGTTGGTGAAGCTGGTTTCTTAACTGGTATGCTTAAGGACGCATTCCGTCCGGCTGTAGAAGTTACGAAAGCAGTAGAAACAGGGTACACACCGCTTATGGCTATCTCAGACGTTGAGGCAGAGATGCGTAAGGATAGAATCAAGAAGACTAAGACAGTTTGTACGTACTGTGGTGTCGGATGTTCTTTCGAAGTATGGACGAAAGGTCGCGAAGTGCTGAAAGTAGAACCAAGCCCTGAAGCACCGGCGAACCAGATTTCTACATGTGTTAAAGGTAAATTCGGCTGGGATTTCGTAAATTCAGGTGAACGTCTAACGAAGCCATTAATTCGTGAAGCGGATGGCTTTAGAGAAGCGACCTGGGAAGAAGCACTCGACTTAATCTCTTCTAAATTTAAAGAGACGATTGATACGCGTGGTCCTGAAAGATTAGCGTTCATCACTTCTTCTAAGTGTACAAATGAAGAATCGTACTTAATGCAGAAGCTTGCCCGTCAAGTCGTAGGTACGAACAACGTAGATAACTGTTCACGTTACTGTCAGTCTCCTGCAACGATGGGATTATGGCGTACGGTTGGTTACGGAGGAGACTCAGGTTCGATTACAGATATCGCACGTGCAGAACTGATTATTGGACTCGGAACAAACACAGCTGAAGCACATCCTGTTATCGCAACGCGCGTAAAGAGTGCTCAGAAATTACACGGCTCTAAATTACTTGTAGCAGATATCCGTAAACATGAGCTGGCAGAACGTGCTGATATGTTCGTGCGTCCGAATCCAGGTAGTGACTTAGTGTGGTTAAATGCAGTAACGAAATATATTATCGACAATAACTGGCAGGACCAGGCATTCATCGATAAGCATGTGAACAACTACACTGCCCTCGTTGAAGGACTACAGAAATACACAATCGATTATGCTGCAGAACATACTGGCATGTCGAAAGAAGAAATTATCAAGATTGCAGAAATGATCCATGAAGCAAAAACGACAGCCGTTATGTGGGCGATGGGTGTGACTCAGCAACGTGGGGGTAGTGATACTTCTACTGCGATCTCTAACCTATTGCTAGTAACAGGTAACTATATGAAACCAGGTGCAGGATCTTATCCATTACGTGGTCACAACAATGTTCAAGGGGCTTCAGATATGGGAAGCATGCCAACACATCTTCCTGGTTACCAAAAGATTGCAGACAAAGCGGTGCTTGAAAAATTCAGCAAAGCATGGGGTGTAGCATTAAACCCTAATGTCGGTCAGAATAACCACCAGATGGTAGATGCAATGCATGCGGATGAGCTTGATGTATTATACTTAAAAGGTGAAGATATGGGTATCGTTGATTCGAACATCAACTACGTCCGCGAAGGATTTGAAAAGCTGAAATTCTTCGTTGTACAAGACATCTTCTTCTCAAAAACTGCTGAATATGCAGATGTTATTCTACCTGCAGCACCAAGTTTCGAAAAAGAAGGAACATTCTCGAATACAGAGCGTCGTATTCAGCGTCTCTATCAAGTAATGGAACCTTTAGAAGGTACGAAACCAGACTGGAAGATTATTCAGGAGATTGCACAGCATATGGGCGCAGACTGGGATTATGCGCATCCAGGTGACGTAATGGATGAAATCGCGTCATTAACACCAATCTACTCAGGGGTATCCTATGACCGACTAGAAGGGTTCAATAGCTTACAATGGCCAGTTAAAGAAGACGGCACAGATTCTCCGTTATTATTTACAGAAGGCTTCCCATTTGATGATAAGAAAGCGAACTTCTTCCCTGTTGACTGGACAGAGCCGACTGAATATGAAGCACAATATGATATTCATGTTAACAACGGACGATTGCTTGAGCATTTCCACGAAGGTAATATGACATATCGAGTTAAAGGTCTTGCAATGGAAACACCGGATGCATTCTTAGAAATTTCTCAGGAACTTGCAGACGAACGTGGTATTCAAACAGGTAACCTCGTACGCTTACAGTCACCCTACGGCAAGGTTGATGTACGCGCATTAATTACTGACCGTGTATTCGGCAAAGAAGTTTACTTACCGATGAACGATAATGGCGATGCAGCGATTAACCTGCTCTCAAGCTCTATCGCAGATAAAGACACATCAACACCAGCTTACAAAGAAACAAAGGCAAAGCTTATCATCCTAGATAAAGGTAAGAAATCACCATTACCAGAAAATAACTTCCGCTTCGGGAACCGTGTACCACAAATGGGCGTTAACGTTGAAGCGAAATGGAGACGAGATGACTATGTGTATCCAGGCGATATCGTTAAAATGAGAGGTGATAGATAA
- a CDS encoding FtsW/RodA/SpoVE family cell cycle protein, whose protein sequence is MNYLKEFFDYVKHNTKYVDFPLLITYVVLTLTGLVMIYSASMVAATRGTLTGGIPVNANYFYVRQLFAIILSFGIVFVMTYFMSINLLYNKRLQQFAIFGVMALLILTRIFGREVNGAKSWLNLGFMQLQTSELLKIVVIIYLAYIYNKKRNLDKLSTDIIAPLILVGLCSGLVLMQNDFGSTALILMIVGSIFLYSGIAIKTVLKMGALVAVSLATVTLFSLGTGLTNFLGAHQKQRFEVLANPFKDESGAGYHLSNSLLAIGNGGFFGKGLGNGVMKLGYLPEPHTDFIFAVIAEELGLLGVIVIISLLFYIVFKGFVYAASARTMFHKLICVGVSSYIGIQTFINLGGISGLIPLTGVPLPFLSYGGSSLMSLSIAIGLLLMTSKDIKRDNERRKV, encoded by the coding sequence ATGAATTACTTGAAAGAATTTTTTGATTATGTTAAGCACAATACTAAATATGTGGATTTTCCGTTGCTGATTACATATGTTGTACTTACGCTTACAGGGCTTGTGATGATCTACAGTGCGAGTATGGTTGCGGCGACACGTGGGACATTGACCGGTGGTATACCTGTCAATGCAAACTATTTCTATGTTAGACAGTTGTTTGCAATTATCCTTAGCTTCGGTATCGTTTTTGTAATGACTTATTTTATGTCGATTAATCTGTTGTACAACAAGAGATTACAGCAGTTTGCAATCTTTGGTGTCATGGCGCTACTTATTCTCACCCGAATTTTCGGACGTGAGGTCAATGGTGCGAAGAGCTGGCTAAATTTAGGATTTATGCAGCTACAGACTTCTGAGCTGCTGAAGATTGTGGTGATCATCTACCTGGCATATATCTATAACAAGAAACGTAATCTTGATAAACTGAGTACGGATATCATCGCACCACTAATTCTTGTAGGACTTTGTTCTGGTTTAGTACTGATGCAGAATGATTTCGGCTCCACAGCACTGATCCTGATGATTGTTGGCAGTATCTTCTTATATTCAGGTATTGCTATTAAGACGGTACTTAAGATGGGGGCATTAGTCGCTGTGAGTCTAGCGACCGTTACATTATTTTCTCTAGGCACGGGCCTTACAAACTTTCTCGGTGCCCATCAGAAACAGCGTTTTGAAGTACTTGCAAATCCCTTCAAAGATGAAAGTGGGGCAGGATATCACCTATCCAACTCACTGCTTGCTATCGGTAATGGGGGATTCTTCGGTAAAGGATTAGGTAACGGGGTGATGAAGCTTGGGTATCTGCCTGAGCCGCATACCGATTTCATCTTTGCCGTGATTGCTGAAGAACTGGGGCTGCTCGGTGTGATTGTCATCATCAGTCTGCTCTTTTATATTGTGTTTAAAGGGTTTGTCTATGCAGCAAGCGCGCGTACAATGTTTCATAAGCTGATCTGTGTCGGCGTATCCAGCTATATCGGAATCCAGACATTTATTAATCTCGGTGGGATCTCCGGATTAATTCCTTTAACTGGAGTGCCGTTACCATTTTTAAGTTATGGTGGATCGAGTTTGATGAGTTTATCTATTGCAATCGGATTACTGCTTATGACATCGAAGGATATTAAGCGAGATAATGAACGAAGAAAAGTATAG
- a CDS encoding DUF1054 domain-containing protein yields the protein MAKYHFTSKDFNVFNVEGLEPRMEALIETTRPKLEALGEYFSSYLSQHTDETFYPHVAKHLRRKTNPPNDTWVAFSTNKRGYKMLPHFQIGLFDDHVFVLFGIIYESPEKERMAAKWQQQVNDILALDRDFIIKGDHMKKTYEAVHSLDEDALKRYIDRLINVKKGELLFGKVFLPDDDALMSDKKFLAAVEDTFFKLLPLYI from the coding sequence ATGGCAAAATATCATTTTACTTCAAAAGATTTCAATGTCTTTAACGTGGAAGGCTTAGAGCCGCGTATGGAAGCATTGATCGAAACAACGCGTCCGAAGCTAGAAGCACTTGGTGAATATTTTAGCAGCTATTTATCTCAGCATACAGATGAAACATTCTATCCACATGTAGCAAAACATCTGCGTCGAAAAACGAATCCACCGAACGATACATGGGTTGCATTTTCAACAAACAAACGCGGTTACAAGATGCTGCCCCACTTCCAGATTGGACTCTTCGATGACCACGTTTTCGTACTCTTTGGCATTATCTATGAATCCCCTGAAAAAGAGCGCATGGCGGCAAAGTGGCAGCAGCAAGTTAATGACATATTAGCACTTGATCGTGATTTTATCATTAAGGGCGATCATATGAAAAAGACATATGAAGCAGTTCATTCACTAGATGAAGATGCGCTGAAACGTTATATCGATCGTCTCATCAATGTAAAAAAAGGAGAACTATTATTCGGCAAAGTATTCTTACCTGATGATGATGCATTGATGTCAGATAAAAAGTTTTTAGCAGCGGTAGAAGATACGTTTTTTAAATTACTTCCTTTATATATTTAA
- a CDS encoding YlaH-like family protein: MNFLIGNVSTDPEQRMSFLAKLFAVDKNPEAGMWYLLIAIFILSAIVYNLGFARKLKLWQNVVIYIMLFLGCIILNFLAVFLPVGESLIIAAIVLGLYRYRLHKERNQKIENRD, from the coding sequence ATGAACTTTCTTATAGGGAACGTAAGCACGGATCCTGAACAAAGAATGTCATTTCTCGCAAAACTGTTTGCAGTAGATAAAAATCCAGAAGCTGGCATGTGGTATTTACTTATCGCAATCTTTATACTAAGTGCAATCGTCTATAATCTAGGCTTTGCACGTAAGTTAAAGCTATGGCAGAATGTAGTGATCTATATCATGCTATTTTTAGGATGCATCATACTTAACTTCCTTGCGGTATTTCTACCGGTAGGGGAAAGCCTGATCATCGCAGCCATCGTTTTAGGATTATATCGCTATCGACTGCATAAAGAACGTAATCAGAAAATAGAAAACAGAGATTAG
- a CDS encoding DUF4064 domain-containing protein, with translation MSRREYTQTVQPVSRVPEKIFGWLAWLPLLALSLFGLYQLLVNGNNPEFIQAMKDGLNEEMQKNNQMADAFNQMGLTVEEAVPLFVKSFWYFLAYSLIPIILGLIGLLKMKKRIFAGIMLLLAGLFTTPFFFTFILGFIPLFFFISAILLFARKDKVIKNNDYYEDPAHVEREQHAAPSHVERDARIEEEKDFTYDADDKHDDVVVDDVERSTVREDRVDTHFDNNIDSDSDRVTYVDKTKDAVDERRDNYNNRR, from the coding sequence ATGAGTCGTAGAGAATATACTCAAACAGTACAACCCGTAAGTCGAGTTCCTGAAAAAATCTTTGGGTGGTTAGCATGGTTACCACTATTAGCACTTTCATTATTTGGTCTTTATCAATTATTAGTGAATGGGAACAACCCAGAATTCATTCAGGCAATGAAAGATGGATTGAATGAAGAGATGCAGAAAAATAACCAAATGGCAGATGCCTTTAACCAAATGGGGTTAACAGTTGAAGAAGCTGTACCATTATTTGTTAAGAGTTTCTGGTATTTCTTAGCTTATTCTTTAATCCCGATTATTTTAGGATTAATCGGATTACTTAAGATGAAGAAGAGAATCTTTGCAGGAATAATGTTATTGCTTGCTGGATTGTTTACAACACCATTCTTCTTTACATTCATCTTAGGATTTATTCCATTATTCTTCTTTATTTCAGCAATACTTTTATTTGCGCGTAAAGATAAAGTAATTAAGAATAATGACTATTATGAAGACCCTGCACATGTTGAGCGTGAACAGCACGCTGCACCATCACATGTTGAACGCGATGCTCGTATCGAAGAAGAAAAGGATTTCACTTATGATGCAGACGACAAGCATGACGATGTCGTGGTAGATGATGTAGAACGTTCTACAGTTCGTGAAGACAGAGTAGATACACATTTCGATAACAATATCGATAGTGATTCAGACCGTGTAACTTACGTTGATAAAACAAAAGATGCAGTCGACGAACGTCGAGACAACTATAACAATAGAAGATAA
- a CDS encoding ABC transporter substrate-binding protein encodes MKQLMQLIFISLVVAVLLLFSSRFINPPPSGGKGNVLYVYNWGEYIDPDLLKKFEKEKGIRVVLETFDSNEAMLAKIKNGGTSYDIAVPSEYAIQKMKNEKLLLPIDHDKIPNLKNINKDFMDLPFDKKNEYSIPYFWGTVGILYNPDTTKDIDFSSWDSLWDKRLKDDVLIVDGAREALGLALNSMGESLNETDPDKLLKAEQKLEKLAPNVKGVVADEINTMMVQKEADVAVVWSGMGADIMTENENLDFVVPKEGSNLWFDNIVIPKTAQNIEGAHEFINFLLDAQNAKKNTEWVGYATPNNAALRLLDKETREDERFYPNKAVQEKLEVYEDLGYENIKRYNELFLKFKMSLR; translated from the coding sequence ATGAAACAACTGATGCAGCTAATCTTCATCTCACTTGTAGTTGCCGTATTATTATTATTCTCAAGCCGCTTTATCAATCCACCGCCATCAGGTGGAAAAGGGAATGTCCTCTATGTATATAACTGGGGCGAATATATCGATCCTGATCTGCTTAAAAAGTTTGAGAAGGAAAAAGGGATTCGTGTCGTACTAGAGACGTTTGATTCCAATGAAGCGATGCTCGCAAAGATTAAGAATGGGGGGACAAGCTATGATATTGCTGTCCCTAGTGAATATGCGATTCAGAAGATGAAAAATGAAAAGTTATTGCTGCCCATCGATCATGATAAAATACCAAATCTAAAAAATATTAATAAAGATTTTATGGATCTCCCTTTTGATAAGAAAAATGAATACTCTATCCCATATTTCTGGGGTACTGTAGGCATTCTATACAATCCGGACACAACGAAAGACATTGATTTTTCGAGCTGGGATAGTTTATGGGATAAGCGCCTGAAAGACGACGTTCTTATTGTTGACGGTGCCCGTGAAGCACTTGGATTAGCGCTGAATAGTATGGGGGAATCTTTAAATGAGACTGACCCTGATAAATTACTTAAGGCAGAGCAGAAGCTTGAGAAACTTGCACCGAATGTAAAAGGTGTTGTAGCAGATGAAATTAATACGATGATGGTACAAAAAGAAGCGGATGTTGCGGTTGTATGGAGTGGCATGGGTGCTGATATCATGACAGAAAATGAAAATCTGGACTTTGTTGTACCAAAAGAAGGATCGAATCTATGGTTCGATAATATCGTCATCCCAAAAACGGCACAAAATATTGAAGGGGCACATGAATTTATTAACTTTCTGCTTGATGCACAAAATGCAAAAAAGAATACGGAGTGGGTCGGATATGCGACACCAAATAATGCGGCTTTAAGATTACTGGATAAAGAAACACGAGAAGATGAACGATTCTATCCGAATAAAGCAGTGCAGGAGAAGCTGGAAGTATATGAGGACCTTGGTTATGAAAATATAAAAAGATATAACGAACTCTTCCTTAAATTTAAGATGTCTTTGAGATAA
- a CDS encoding inositol monophosphatase family protein: MELFEFMKQIVYQAGSNIRAQLNQPLLIETKSNPNDLVTNMDKETEQLLYDAIMQAYPMHHIIGEEGSGTDITSMEGTVWIIDPIDGTLNFVHQQENFAISVGVFVDGKKYAGVIYDVMRDTMYSARAGHGAYKNEEPIAPLIDSELHQSIISMNPNWLTKDYTKDIYSDIVIKARSARSYGSAALDFAYVATGKVDAYITLRLHPWDFAGGAIIAEEVGAVVTNQLNEPLDMLHANSIMVANKALHDEIYTQYLKPHSAALDSIHQERFHRR; encoded by the coding sequence ATGGAATTATTTGAATTTATGAAACAGATTGTTTATCAGGCTGGCAGTAATATTAGAGCTCAACTTAATCAGCCGTTATTAATAGAAACGAAATCAAATCCAAATGATCTTGTCACGAATATGGATAAAGAAACCGAACAGCTGCTGTATGATGCAATAATGCAAGCTTACCCAATGCACCATATTATCGGTGAAGAAGGAAGCGGTACAGATATTACCTCTATGGAAGGTACGGTATGGATTATCGATCCGATTGATGGTACTTTGAACTTTGTACATCAGCAGGAAAACTTTGCGATTTCTGTCGGTGTATTTGTTGATGGGAAGAAGTATGCGGGTGTCATCTATGACGTCATGCGTGACACGATGTATAGCGCACGTGCAGGACACGGGGCATACAAGAATGAAGAGCCGATAGCACCACTTATTGATAGCGAACTGCATCAATCTATCATCTCCATGAACCCGAACTGGTTAACGAAAGATTATACGAAAGACATCTATAGTGACATCGTCATCAAAGCAAGAAGTGCAAGAAGCTATGGTTCAGCAGCGTTAGATTTCGCCTATGTTGCAACAGGCAAAGTGGATGCTTATATTACGCTCAGGCTCCATCCATGGGACTTTGCCGGTGGCGCCATCATCGCTGAGGAAGTGGGGGCAGTCGTTACGAACCAGCTGAATGAACCGCTGGATATGCTCCATGCGAATTCAATTATGGTGGCAAACAAAGCGCTCCACGATGAAATTTATACACAGTATTTGAAACCACATTCAGCTGCTCTTGATAGCATCCATCAAGAGAGGTTCCATCGCCGTTAA
- a CDS encoding YlaN family protein: MQGNNDYKQKAYDQLNQDADKILQLIKVQMDNLTMPQCPLYEEVLDTQMFGLSREVDFAVKIGLVDADEGKALLVTLEKELSKLHDAFTNI, encoded by the coding sequence ATGCAGGGGAATAATGATTACAAACAAAAGGCATATGACCAGCTTAATCAAGATGCAGACAAGATTCTGCAGCTGATTAAAGTCCAGATGGATAACTTAACGATGCCTCAATGTCCACTTTATGAGGAAGTTTTAGATACACAGATGTTCGGGTTAAGCCGTGAAGTTGATTTTGCAGTGAAGATAGGACTTGTGGACGCCGATGAAGGGAAAGCATTACTTGTGACGCTTGAGAAAGAATTATCTAAGCTCCATGATGCGTTTACCAATATTTAA
- a CDS encoding DUF5325 family protein, translating to MKKSTITQFALACFAVLMLILFSIGLAEGNLLLIGIAVILFIATFGVGFTFKKKFRENGEL from the coding sequence ATGAAGAAAAGTACAATTACACAATTCGCACTTGCTTGTTTCGCAGTACTGATGCTTATCCTCTTTAGTATCGGACTTGCTGAAGGTAACTTATTACTTATAGGTATAGCAGTGATATTATTTATCGCCACTTTTGGCGTAGGCTTCACTTTCAAGAAGAAGTTTCGTGAAAATGGTGAGCTTTAA
- the typA gene encoding translational GTPase TypA, whose translation MTKLREDVRNIAIIAHVDHGKTTLVDELLKQSGTFRENEQVDERAMDSNDIERERGITILAKNTAIDYKGTRINILDTPGHADFGGEVERIMKMVDGVILVVDAYEGTMPQTRFVLKKALEQNLKPVVVVNKIDKPSARPEEVLDEVYDLFIELEANDEQLDFPVVYASAINGTASLDAATQDENMQSLYETIIDYVPAPIDNRDEDLQFQVALLDYNDYVGRIGIGRVFRGTMEVGQQVSLIKLDGTIKNFRVTKIFGFFGLKRVEIEKAYAGDLIAVSGMEDINVGETVAPVDNPEALPVLRIDEPTLQMTFSVNNSPFAGKEGKFVTARNIQDRLESQLETDVSLRVESVGPDSWTVSGRGELHLSILIENMRREGFELQVSKPEVIVKEIDGKKYEPYERVQIDVPEEHTGSVIESLGVRKGEMVDMVNGGNGHTRLIFNVPARGLIGYRTEFMSMTRGYGILNHTFDEYRPLLKGRIGGRRNGVLVSIDKGVASTYAILALEDRGVNFMEPGTEVYEGMIVGENSRDNDLTVNITKVKAANNIRSATKEQTTTMKKPRILTLEEALEYLNDDELVEVTPESIRLRKKTLDKSQREREQKKAKAALQEEE comes from the coding sequence ATGACTAAATTAAGAGAAGATGTACGTAATATTGCAATTATAGCCCACGTCGACCATGGGAAAACGACTTTAGTAGATGAATTATTAAAGCAATCGGGAACATTCCGTGAGAACGAGCAGGTTGATGAACGTGCAATGGATTCAAATGATATCGAAAGAGAACGTGGTATCACGATTTTAGCAAAGAATACAGCGATAGACTATAAAGGAACGCGTATCAACATTCTGGACACACCAGGACACGCCGATTTTGGTGGAGAAGTGGAACGTATCATGAAAATGGTAGATGGTGTTATTCTTGTTGTTGATGCATACGAAGGAACAATGCCACAGACGCGTTTCGTATTAAAGAAAGCGTTAGAACAAAACTTAAAGCCAGTTGTTGTAGTAAATAAAATAGATAAACCTTCAGCAAGACCTGAAGAAGTTTTAGACGAAGTATATGATTTATTTATTGAATTAGAAGCAAATGATGAGCAGCTCGATTTCCCTGTAGTGTATGCTTCAGCAATCAATGGAACTGCAAGTTTAGATGCAGCGACACAAGATGAGAACATGCAGAGCTTATACGAAACAATTATCGATTACGTCCCTGCACCGATTGATAACCGTGATGAGGATCTGCAGTTCCAGGTTGCATTACTTGATTATAATGACTATGTTGGTCGTATTGGTATCGGTCGCGTATTCCGTGGAACGATGGAAGTGGGTCAACAAGTATCATTGATTAAATTAGATGGTACAATCAAGAATTTCCGTGTGACGAAGATCTTCGGTTTCTTCGGATTAAAACGTGTTGAAATCGAAAAAGCATATGCAGGAGACTTAATCGCAGTCTCTGGTATGGAAGATATTAACGTAGGAGAAACTGTGGCGCCAGTTGACAATCCTGAAGCGTTACCTGTTCTGCGCATCGATGAGCCGACTTTACAGATGACATTCTCTGTAAATAACTCACCATTTGCAGGTAAGGAAGGGAAATTCGTTACAGCACGTAATATTCAAGACCGTCTTGAATCACAGCTTGAAACAGACGTATCATTACGCGTTGAATCTGTAGGTCCGGATAGCTGGACTGTATCTGGTCGTGGGGAACTGCATTTATCCATCTTAATCGAGAATATGCGTCGTGAAGGTTTCGAACTTCAAGTATCAAAGCCTGAAGTTATCGTAAAAGAAATCGACGGTAAGAAATATGAGCCGTATGAGCGTGTACAAATTGATGTACCGGAAGAACATACAGGTTCTGTTATAGAATCTCTTGGAGTACGTAAAGGTGAAATGGTAGATATGGTTAATGGTGGTAATGGCCATACACGTCTTATCTTTAACGTGCCTGCACGTGGACTAATCGGATACCGTACGGAATTTATGTCGATGACACGTGGTTACGGTATTTTAAACCATACCTTTGATGAATATCGTCCATTACTTAAAGGACGTATCGGTGGTCGTCGTAACGGTGTTCTTGTGTCTATCGATAAAGGGGTAGCAAGTACGTATGCCATCTTAGCGCTGGAAGACCGTGGTGTAAACTTCATGGAACCAGGAACTGAAGTATATGAAGGCATGATCGTTGGTGAAAACTCACGTGATAATGACTTAACGGTTAACATTACGAAAGTGAAAGCAGCAAACAACATTCGTTCTGCGACAAAAGAACAGACAACAACGATGAAGAAACCGAGAATCTTAACACTTGAAGAAGCGTTAGAATACTTAAACGATGATGAGTTAGTGGAAGTTACACCAGAATCTATTCGTCTAAGAAAGAAAACATTAGATAAATCGCAACGTGAAAGAGAACAGAAGAAAGCTAAAGCTGCATTACAGGAAGAAGAATAG